Proteins encoded by one window of Mycteria americana isolate JAX WOST 10 ecotype Jacksonville Zoo and Gardens chromosome 26, USCA_MyAme_1.0, whole genome shotgun sequence:
- the RNF41 gene encoding E3 ubiquitin-protein ligase NRDP1 isoform X2, whose protein sequence is MRNMLSKLQITCDNAVFGCTAVVRLDNLMSHLNDCEHNPKRPVTCEQGCGLEMPKDELPNHNCIKHLRSVVQQQQTRIAELEKTSAEHKHQLAEQKRDIQLLKAYMRAIRSVNPNLQNLEETIEYNEILEWVNSLQPARVTRWGGMISTPDAVLQAVIKRSLVESGCPTSIINELIENAHERNWPQGLATLETRQMNRRYYENYVAKRIPGKQAVVVMACENQHMGEDMVLEPGLVMIFAHGVEEI, encoded by the exons ATGCGTAATATGCTCTCGAAGCTGCAGATCACTTGCGACAACGCTGTTTTCGGCTGTACGGCAGTCGTGCGACTTGACAACCTGATGTCTCACCTCAATGACTGCGAGCACAATCCAAAGCGCCCGGTGACTTGCGAGCAGGGATGCGG CTTGGAAATGCCCAAAGATGAGCTGCCAAACCACAACTGCATCAAGCATTTGAGATCTGTGGTGCAACAGCAGCAGACGAGAATCGCTGAGCTGGAGAAGACCTCAGCAGAGCACAAGCATCAGCTGGCCGAGCAG AAACGGGACATTCAGTTGCTGAAGGCCTACATGCGCGCCATCCGCAGCGTCAACCCCAACCTGCAGAACCTGGAGGAGACCATCGAATACAACGAGATCCTGGA GTGGGTGAACTCCCTGCAGCCGGCCCGGGTGACGCGGTGGGGTGGAATGATCTCCACGCCGGACGCGGTGCTGCAGGCCGTCATCAAGCGCTCGCTGGTGGAGAGCGGCTGCCCCACGTCCATCATCAACGAGCTGATCGAGAACGCCCACGAGCGGAACTGGCCGCAGGGCCTGGCCACGCTGGAGACCCGCCAGATGAACCGGCGGTACTACGAGAACTATGTGGCCAAGCGCATCCCCGGCAAGCAGGCCGTGGTGGTGATGGCCTGCGAAAACCAGCACATGGGCGAGGACATGGTGCTAGAGCCGGGACTGGTGATGATATTTGCACACGGAGTGGAGGAAATCTAA
- the RNF41 gene encoding E3 ubiquitin-protein ligase NRDP1 isoform X1 yields MGYDVARFQGDVDEDLICPICSGVLEEPVQAPHCEHAFCNACITQWFSQQQTCPVDRSVVTVAHLRPVPRIMRNMLSKLQITCDNAVFGCTAVVRLDNLMSHLNDCEHNPKRPVTCEQGCGLEMPKDELPNHNCIKHLRSVVQQQQTRIAELEKTSAEHKHQLAEQKRDIQLLKAYMRAIRSVNPNLQNLEETIEYNEILEWVNSLQPARVTRWGGMISTPDAVLQAVIKRSLVESGCPTSIINELIENAHERNWPQGLATLETRQMNRRYYENYVAKRIPGKQAVVVMACENQHMGEDMVLEPGLVMIFAHGVEEI; encoded by the exons GCTCCTCACTGCGAGCACGCCTTCTGCAATGCCTGCATCACCCAGTGGTTCTCCCAGCAGCAGACGTGCCCCGTGGACCGCAGCGTCGTGACGGTTGCCCACCTCCGCCCCGTCCCGCGGATCATGCGTAATATGCTCTCGAAGCTGCAGATCACTTGCGACAACGCTGTTTTCGGCTGTACGGCAGTCGTGCGACTTGACAACCTGATGTCTCACCTCAATGACTGCGAGCACAATCCAAAGCGCCCGGTGACTTGCGAGCAGGGATGCGG CTTGGAAATGCCCAAAGATGAGCTGCCAAACCACAACTGCATCAAGCATTTGAGATCTGTGGTGCAACAGCAGCAGACGAGAATCGCTGAGCTGGAGAAGACCTCAGCAGAGCACAAGCATCAGCTGGCCGAGCAG AAACGGGACATTCAGTTGCTGAAGGCCTACATGCGCGCCATCCGCAGCGTCAACCCCAACCTGCAGAACCTGGAGGAGACCATCGAATACAACGAGATCCTGGA GTGGGTGAACTCCCTGCAGCCGGCCCGGGTGACGCGGTGGGGTGGAATGATCTCCACGCCGGACGCGGTGCTGCAGGCCGTCATCAAGCGCTCGCTGGTGGAGAGCGGCTGCCCCACGTCCATCATCAACGAGCTGATCGAGAACGCCCACGAGCGGAACTGGCCGCAGGGCCTGGCCACGCTGGAGACCCGCCAGATGAACCGGCGGTACTACGAGAACTATGTGGCCAAGCGCATCCCCGGCAAGCAGGCCGTGGTGGTGATGGCCTGCGAAAACCAGCACATGGGCGAGGACATGGTGCTAGAGCCGGGACTGGTGATGATATTTGCACACGGAGTGGAGGAAATCTAA